In Thiospirochaeta perfilievii, a single window of DNA contains:
- a CDS encoding Na+/H+ antiporter subunit E: MNRVIIRAVIMFLFWILLTASLSLQELVVGLIVSIITSWASIKISPEDPGEGLTLKNWLLYAPILLIEIVKANIYMAKVVLSPKMNINPGFVKIPTKLTSARKKWFLAEAITLTPGTVTVDIIDNYLIVHWINVESDNEDEQGRIIKESFEKALS; encoded by the coding sequence ATGAATAGAGTTATAATAAGAGCCGTTATAATGTTCCTTTTTTGGATTTTATTAACAGCCTCCCTTAGTTTACAAGAGTTAGTCGTTGGTCTAATAGTATCGATAATTACATCTTGGGCTTCTATAAAAATATCCCCAGAAGACCCAGGAGAGGGGTTAACATTAAAAAATTGGCTACTCTATGCACCTATTTTATTAATAGAAATAGTTAAAGCTAATATATATATGGCAAAAGTTGTTTTATCTCCTAAAATGAATATAAACCCTGGTTTTGTTAAAATACCTACAAAATTGACCAGTGCAAGAAAAAAATGGTTTTTAGCCGAGGCTATTACATTAACTCCAGGTACTGTTACTGTGGATATAATTGATAACTATTTAATTGTACATTGGATAAATGTTGAAAGTGATAATGAAGATGAGCAGGGGAGAATAATTAAAGAGAGTTTCGAAAAAGCTCTTAGTTAA
- a CDS encoding histidine kinase N-terminal 7TM domain-containing protein — protein MDYVLYQFLAPLVAGFNILSILISFRYLKERISKIVLMFQLAALILLILEYMEFYLNNEYQMVFVIKLGHVVMQFYAVLWFIFCLNYTGYEKIINKRFITIIFAFILFNTFVVFTNDLHHQFYHNVSFLYKGGYSTIMAEYGFYFWIICSFNYIFIITGVIFIIVSYIRGGSYYRSQAQFIIIGYIVSLLVNIIYIFRLLPDFTKDFSAVTFAIISLCTFIGTYRFRILHYSPLSRNLVLQNMDDAIITLDLDYRIIDYNIKATRLFNLSERDLGQRVERGFLGTITGNVSTFFLNKDYVSFIKKIMDKSYNLNIRRLYDKQSDSKGIVLTFSDISDKIKLIDELDCSSKKIDNMQSFLVRSEKMAALGQLSAEISHEINNPLTYIKSNCHILQRYLDEDTFNNNIEDIKELVKDTNFGIQRISEVIKNMLSYTREDREDSEILYDINKGVESTLILARSVIRNRAELKLDLGCNIPKIKILGNKVDQVVLNLLVNSAHAIEEHRTDGIIKVSTYVNDCNIICDIYDNGIPINIEDRELLFEPFYTSTSTNNGTGLGLTLSRKIIESEFHGRLYIVDSIEKYFV, from the coding sequence ATGGATTATGTACTGTATCAGTTTTTAGCACCTCTAGTCGCTGGATTTAATATTTTGTCTATATTAATTTCATTTCGATATTTAAAAGAGAGAATTTCCAAAATAGTTCTTATGTTTCAATTGGCAGCTCTTATACTTCTTATTTTAGAGTATATGGAGTTTTACCTTAACAATGAGTATCAGATGGTTTTTGTCATTAAACTAGGACATGTAGTAATGCAGTTTTATGCTGTATTATGGTTTATTTTTTGTCTCAATTACACAGGGTATGAGAAAATTATAAATAAAAGATTTATTACAATAATATTTGCATTTATCCTCTTTAATACTTTTGTAGTATTTACAAATGATTTACATCATCAATTCTATCACAATGTCTCTTTTTTATATAAGGGTGGTTACTCAACAATAATGGCTGAATACGGGTTCTATTTCTGGATAATATGCTCTTTTAACTATATCTTTATTATCACAGGTGTAATATTTATTATAGTCTCCTATATTAGAGGTGGCTCATATTATAGATCCCAAGCTCAATTTATTATTATAGGTTATATTGTTTCCCTCTTAGTTAATATCATATATATCTTTAGGCTTCTTCCTGACTTCACAAAGGATTTTTCAGCCGTTACTTTTGCTATTATAAGTCTATGTACTTTTATTGGAACCTATAGGTTTCGTATTTTACATTATTCCCCACTATCTAGGAACCTTGTATTACAGAATATGGATGATGCTATAATTACATTGGATCTAGACTATAGAATAATTGATTACAATATAAAGGCAACAAGACTTTTCAACTTATCAGAGAGGGACCTGGGACAGAGGGTTGAGAGAGGATTTCTTGGTACTATAACTGGTAATGTTAGTACTTTTTTCCTTAATAAAGATTATGTTAGTTTTATTAAAAAGATAATGGATAAAAGTTATAATCTCAATATAAGGAGATTATATGATAAACAAAGTGATTCGAAGGGGATAGTTCTAACTTTTTCAGATATTTCTGATAAAATAAAATTAATCGATGAACTAGACTGTAGTAGTAAGAAAATTGACAATATGCAATCTTTCTTAGTTAGAAGTGAAAAAATGGCAGCTTTAGGTCAACTTTCAGCTGAAATCTCCCACGAGATAAATAATCCTTTAACTTATATAAAGAGTAATTGTCATATTCTTCAGCGGTATCTGGATGAAGATACATTTAATAACAATATTGAAGATATAAAAGAGCTTGTAAAAGATACAAATTTTGGTATCCAACGTATAAGTGAAGTAATAAAAAATATGCTTAGCTACACAAGAGAAGATAGAGAAGATAGTGAAATTCTATATGACATAAATAAGGGAGTAGAGAGTACATTAATTCTTGCTCGAAGTGTTATCCGAAATAGGGCAGAACTTAAACTTGACCTTGGGTGTAATATCCCTAAAATTAAAATCCTAGGAAACAAAGTCGATCAGGTTGTTTTAAATTTACTTGTTAATAGTGCCCATGCAATAGAAGAGCATAGAACAGACGGTATTATTAAAGTAAGCACTTATGTTAATGATTGTAACATTATTTGTGACATTTATGATAATGGAATACCTATAAATATCGAAGACAGAGAGCTTCTTTTTGAACCATTCTACACTTCAACAAGTACTAATAATGGAACAGGTTTAGGCTTGACTCTTTCTAGAAAGATTATTGAGTCGGAATTTCATGGTAGGTTATATATTGTTGACTCAATAGAAAAATATTTCGTATAG
- a CDS encoding 3'-5' exonuclease produces MVILFMDNLNSIIDLKRLNLIKKQITPRESKKLEKKLSLLFKGFSKDSLNFISIIDRFNDPSFDQNKLEKYNTGTREIVIINRDYKIKDAISNILKEDFIGFDTEQRPTFKRGEKQKNFALIQIATKDFCYLFQTKYLHDIKPIIKIITNEKIIKVGFDLKNDNKEFKNQLNIEPKNIFDLSPFMKRNLLHKNQIGVKNSVALILLKQMQKSKKIAMSNWENRILNENQIKYASEDATAPYDIFSYLYNNFPTIIS; encoded by the coding sequence ATGGTTATATTATTTATGGATAATTTGAATTCAATAATTGATTTAAAAAGGTTAAACCTTATAAAAAAACAAATAACCCCAAGGGAATCTAAAAAGTTAGAGAAGAAATTAAGTTTACTTTTTAAAGGTTTTAGTAAGGATAGTCTGAATTTTATATCTATAATTGATAGATTTAATGATCCCTCCTTTGATCAGAATAAATTAGAAAAATATAATACAGGTACTAGAGAAATAGTTATTATAAATAGAGATTATAAAATAAAAGATGCTATTTCCAATATCTTAAAAGAGGACTTTATAGGTTTTGATACAGAACAGAGACCGACATTTAAAAGGGGTGAGAAACAAAAAAACTTTGCACTAATTCAGATAGCAACAAAGGACTTCTGTTACCTATTCCAGACTAAATATTTACATGATATTAAACCAATTATTAAAATTATAACTAATGAGAAAATAATTAAAGTTGGATTTGATCTTAAAAATGATAATAAAGAGTTTAAAAATCAACTTAATATTGAACCAAAAAACATATTTGACCTATCTCCTTTTATGAAAAGAAATCTACTTCATAAAAATCAAATAGGAGTAAAAAATAGTGTTGCACTTATTCTTTTAAAGCAAATGCAAAAGTCTAAAAAGATTGCTATGTCAAACTGGGAAAATAGGATTTTAAATGAAAATCAGATAAAATATGCCTCCGAAGATGCAACAGCACCCTATGATATTTTTAGTTATCTATACAATAATTTCCCAACAATAATAAGCTAA
- a CDS encoding 4Fe-4S binding protein, whose amino-acid sequence MNIVVLSGKGGTGKTTVSINLEAVSGNNTSLLDCDVEEPNSHLFCTKPFDTIDDVGVYYPEISEDLCIHCGKCGSFCQFHAILNTKRANIVMPELCHDCGGCKLVCPVDAIEFKSRSIGSIRKGKTDKNQNFIDGILNTGEFSSTKIIQQVLKEGLTTDDRIIDAPPGSACAAVETVQGADLGLIVTEPTPFALSDMKMVVEMLENLNIETAVFINKSGENEEKLIEYCKEKKLPILGRLPFNNSYAQSYAEGKVLVNEFPEVKEIFTNLWRIIKDEY is encoded by the coding sequence ATGAACATAGTTGTTTTAAGTGGTAAAGGTGGGACAGGTAAAACAACTGTATCTATAAATCTTGAAGCTGTATCTGGTAATAATACATCATTATTAGATTGTGATGTAGAAGAACCCAATAGTCATCTATTTTGTACTAAGCCATTTGATACTATAGATGACGTTGGTGTTTATTATCCAGAAATTTCAGAAGATTTATGTATACACTGTGGAAAATGTGGATCTTTCTGTCAATTCCATGCAATCTTAAATACTAAAAGAGCAAATATTGTTATGCCAGAATTATGTCATGATTGTGGTGGTTGTAAGTTAGTTTGCCCTGTGGATGCAATTGAATTTAAGTCAAGAAGTATTGGAAGTATAAGAAAGGGGAAAACTGATAAAAACCAAAATTTTATTGATGGAATTTTAAATACAGGAGAGTTCTCTAGTACCAAGATAATCCAACAAGTCTTAAAAGAAGGTCTAACTACAGATGATAGAATTATCGATGCACCCCCAGGTTCTGCATGTGCTGCTGTAGAGACAGTCCAAGGTGCTGACTTAGGATTAATAGTAACAGAACCAACTCCCTTTGCTTTAAGTGATATGAAGATGGTTGTTGAGATGTTAGAAAATCTGAACATAGAAACTGCTGTTTTTATTAACAAGTCTGGAGAGAACGAAGAAAAACTTATTGAATATTGCAAAGAAAAAAAATTACCTATATTGGGAAGACTTCCATTTAATAACAGTTATGCACAAAGCTATGCAGAGGGAAAAGTTTTAGTAAATGAGTTTCCTGAGGTAAAAGAGATATTTACAAACCTATGGAGGATTATAAAAGATGAGTATTAA
- a CDS encoding bile acid:sodium symporter, with amino-acid sequence MINFISLLQKKLVIVIPIVMLLGFLFGIQKDVSFLKGGIIPLTFLMVYPMMVTLPLKKVLEGGDSKVQLTAQFINFAVTPFIAYGLGILFFPNSKFLALGLLLTGLLPTSGMTISWTGMAKGNMAAAVKMTVLGLLIGSLLTPVYIKFLMGASVEIDIIGIFIQVAEIVVLPLILGNITQKILISRFGMAHYQEKLKKNFPPFSTLGVIGIVFVAMALKAKSIMGNPSALLIIFIPLLLLYIINFLISTIIGKMFFKRDDAIALLYGTVLRNLSIALAIAMTAFGKEGADIALVVALGYIIQIQLSAWAVKFTDKVYGPAGVTESSNIMHYGIYTLHSRNTVNDALKMLATEDIHSIVVIDDLEKPIGILTQKVIIKLLANKTPKDTVISDCTLEPVITTGLHIPIEKIIKTMDENQEFKVLVTDVKENIIGVLTASDIIKSTINK; translated from the coding sequence ATGATAAATTTTATATCATTATTACAAAAAAAGTTAGTTATAGTTATACCTATAGTCATGTTATTAGGTTTTTTATTTGGCATACAAAAGGATGTTTCATTTTTAAAGGGAGGGATTATTCCTTTAACATTTTTAATGGTCTACCCTATGATGGTAACACTGCCATTAAAAAAAGTGCTAGAAGGGGGTGATTCAAAGGTTCAGCTTACGGCACAATTTATAAACTTTGCAGTAACACCATTTATTGCATATGGCTTAGGTATTTTATTTTTTCCAAACAGTAAATTTTTAGCTCTTGGACTACTTCTAACAGGGTTATTACCTACTTCAGGAATGACAATTTCATGGACTGGTATGGCAAAGGGTAATATGGCTGCAGCTGTTAAAATGACTGTATTAGGCCTTTTAATAGGTTCTCTACTCACACCTGTCTATATAAAATTTCTAATGGGAGCATCTGTAGAAATAGATATAATAGGAATATTCATACAGGTTGCTGAGATTGTAGTGCTTCCATTAATTCTTGGAAATATTACACAAAAAATATTAATATCTAGGTTTGGAATGGCCCATTATCAAGAGAAGTTAAAGAAAAATTTCCCTCCATTCTCTACTTTAGGAGTAATTGGTATTGTGTTTGTTGCCATGGCACTTAAAGCTAAAAGTATTATGGGTAATCCATCAGCCCTTCTAATAATTTTTATTCCCCTACTACTTCTATATATCATCAATTTTTTAATTAGTACTATTATAGGGAAGATGTTCTTTAAACGAGACGATGCTATTGCCCTTCTTTATGGAACAGTTTTAAGAAATCTATCAATTGCTCTAGCTATTGCTATGACTGCCTTTGGGAAGGAAGGTGCCGATATTGCCCTAGTAGTAGCCCTTGGATATATAATTCAAATTCAGTTATCAGCATGGGCTGTTAAATTCACTGATAAAGTTTATGGCCCAGCGGGTGTTACAGAATCCTCAAATATTATGCACTATGGCATATATACGCTTCATAGTAGAAATACGGTAAATGATGCTTTAAAAATGTTAGCAACTGAAGATATACACTCTATAGTAGTTATTGATGATTTGGAGAAACCTATTGGGATATTAACTCAAAAAGTAATTATTAAGTTACTTGCAAATAAAACACCTAAAGATACAGTAATATCAGATTGCACTTTAGAGCCTGTAATTACCACTGGTCTTCATATACCTATAGAAAAAATAATAAAAACGATGGATGAGAATCAAGAGTTTAAAGTTCTTGTAACTGATGTTAAAGAGAACATAATAGGGGTTCTTACCGCAAGTGATATCATAAAATCAACTATAAATAAATAA
- a CDS encoding helix-turn-helix domain-containing protein — MILAQKITKLRKQLGLSQEELAEKLEISRQSVSKWESTTSIPDLNKIIRLSELFGVTTDFLLKDDMELIDYTGEDKESGVLSISIEDTTNYIKTKVWLAKNISIGVLISILSIVPFLFLSALSEAEKGYLSEELAEGIGLTSLFVFITIAVIFFLRKSPQSLFIDELEKSNFDLSYGVRGIIVEKLQRFQGIYTKTLSLCTAMFIISVVPLFVSSLYTESDMILFLMLILMLVIVGVSLFILIPKVTENNCYNFLLGEGDFSKDRKLEIERDEKFAGFYWPLVTAGYIGWSLWTMEWGITWIIWPIAGIAFVGFTGLIRLLETKK; from the coding sequence ATGATACTAGCTCAAAAAATTACAAAACTTAGAAAACAACTTGGGTTATCTCAAGAAGAACTTGCAGAAAAATTAGAAATATCGAGACAATCAGTTTCAAAATGGGAAAGTACAACGAGTATACCCGACTTGAATAAAATAATACGATTATCTGAATTATTTGGAGTAACTACTGATTTTTTATTAAAGGATGATATGGAACTTATAGATTATACAGGGGAAGACAAAGAGTCTGGTGTATTAAGTATTTCCATCGAAGATACAACTAACTATATTAAAACAAAAGTTTGGCTGGCTAAAAATATATCCATCGGTGTATTAATATCTATTTTATCAATAGTTCCATTTCTATTTTTATCAGCATTATCAGAAGCCGAAAAAGGGTATTTATCAGAAGAATTAGCCGAGGGTATTGGTTTGACATCCCTATTTGTTTTTATAACAATTGCTGTTATCTTTTTTTTACGAAAGAGTCCACAATCACTATTTATAGATGAACTTGAAAAAAGTAATTTTGATTTAAGTTATGGAGTTAGAGGTATTATTGTAGAAAAGTTACAAAGGTTTCAAGGTATATATACTAAGACTTTATCTTTATGTACTGCTATGTTTATTATTAGTGTAGTTCCATTATTTGTTTCTAGTTTATATACAGAGTCTGACATGATCCTATTTCTTATGTTAATACTTATGTTAGTTATAGTCGGAGTATCTCTATTTATTTTGATACCTAAAGTAACAGAGAATAATTGTTATAATTTTCTATTGGGAGAAGGGGACTTTAGTAAAGATAGAAAACTGGAGATTGAGAGGGATGAAAAGTTCGCCGGTTTCTATTGGCCTTTAGTTACAGCTGGTTATATAGGTTGGAGCTTATGGACAATGGAATGGGGGATTACATGGATTATTTGGCCAATTGCTGGAATTGCATTTGTAGGTTTTACAGGATTAATCCGGTTGTTAGAAACAAAAAAATAA
- a CDS encoding DUF134 domain-containing protein produces MPRRRKNRNCRILDGDRNFKPSGIPRSELNKIILDLDEFEALRLCDYDGLNQIEAGEALGVSRGTVQRLLLSGRKKIVEAILDSNELIIKGNH; encoded by the coding sequence ATGCCAAGAAGAAGAAAAAATCGAAACTGTAGGATACTAGATGGGGATAGAAATTTCAAACCTTCTGGTATTCCTAGATCCGAACTTAATAAAATAATCCTTGACCTTGATGAATTCGAGGCATTAAGACTATGTGACTATGATGGTCTCAATCAAATTGAGGCTGGTGAAGCATTAGGTGTTTCAAGGGGAACAGTTCAAAGGCTCTTACTATCAGGTAGAAAAAAAATTGTTGAAGCTATTTTAGATTCTAATGAGCTCATTATTAAAGGTAACCATTAA
- a CDS encoding 4Fe-4S dicluster domain-containing protein encodes MKWKPDFKGILEPFSALKYLFQKPATLMYPYSKRETPESYRGFHTNLQAKCIGCGLCQDICMNEAIDMITPEIVKNPKNGSELIPRIDYGRCCWCSLCIDVCPTKSLKLGTDYSMVSDSADDFIFNIPDPEDKEKDNE; translated from the coding sequence ATGAAATGGAAACCAGATTTTAAAGGTATATTAGAGCCATTTTCCGCTTTAAAATATCTTTTTCAAAAGCCGGCTACGTTAATGTATCCGTATAGTAAAAGGGAGACCCCAGAATCATATAGAGGATTTCATACAAATTTACAGGCTAAGTGTATAGGGTGTGGTCTATGTCAGGATATCTGTATGAATGAAGCAATTGACATGATAACACCAGAAATTGTTAAAAATCCAAAAAACGGTTCGGAGCTTATACCTAGGATAGATTATGGTAGATGCTGTTGGTGTTCCCTTTGTATAGATGTATGTCCTACAAAATCCTTAAAACTAGGTACAGACTACTCTATGGTATCAGATAGTGCGGACGATTTTATATTTAATATCCCTGACCCAGAGGATAAGGAGAAAGATAATGAATAG
- the tsoY gene encoding selenoprotein TsoY has protein sequence MNKKFSPLSFLSSLGAGGIAIIPFAFFQYTYHTKPGLVTFNAIDHGSLNFAQLGLFYFFETVMIIFTLIHFFLTFKNLKELNYWSKTDEFKTFTQDPLSNAALMTPFLSLAMTMNVFIGPIRFFIPFFSKNFQGMMLPALIALIILASVALYWEIKLLKISFVNSFDVSKINFGWLIQPFALGMIAVTASGIAAMSKTETYAHIGAFITFTMGSMALFLLAVKLNSIFKSHFAAKGLPAKQFMPSYLIVLPIVTILSIAGFRLTHYFHNFFHVDLHALGIIIIAGSFAFETWYLLFGLALLKNYLKDDFKLKEYYVSQWGLVCPFVAYGTLGTMMWRNFVPNLLLYVVIIISALTAITFFIILARKQIKYAK, from the coding sequence ATGAATAAGAAATTTTCACCATTAAGCTTTTTATCATCTCTAGGAGCAGGAGGAATTGCAATAATCCCATTTGCCTTTTTCCAGTATACCTATCACACTAAACCAGGTTTAGTTACATTCAACGCAATAGATCATGGAAGTTTAAATTTTGCCCAATTAGGACTATTTTATTTTTTTGAAACTGTAATGATAATTTTTACACTAATTCACTTTTTTTTAACTTTTAAAAATCTAAAAGAGTTAAATTATTGGTCAAAAACCGATGAGTTTAAGACTTTTACTCAAGATCCACTAAGTAATGCTGCTTTAATGACTCCCTTTTTATCATTAGCAATGACAATGAATGTTTTTATTGGACCCATAAGGTTCTTTATTCCATTCTTTTCAAAGAATTTTCAAGGTATGATGTTACCAGCACTTATTGCGCTAATAATATTAGCTTCTGTCGCCCTATATTGGGAAATAAAGCTATTAAAGATATCCTTTGTTAATAGTTTTGATGTTAGTAAAATTAACTTTGGATGGTTAATTCAACCCTTTGCACTTGGAATGATTGCAGTTACAGCATCAGGGATAGCAGCTATGTCTAAAACTGAAACTTATGCTCACATTGGCGCATTTATCACATTTACAATGGGTTCAATGGCACTTTTCCTTTTAGCAGTAAAACTAAACTCTATTTTTAAAAGTCACTTTGCTGCAAAAGGATTACCAGCTAAACAGTTTATGCCTAGCTATTTAATTGTTTTACCTATAGTAACAATTTTATCTATAGCAGGATTTAGATTAACCCACTACTTCCACAACTTTTTTCATGTAGATCTTCACGCTTTAGGTATAATAATTATAGCTGGTTCTTTCGCCTTTGAAACTTGGTACCTACTATTTGGATTAGCTCTTTTAAAGAATTACTTAAAAGATGATTTTAAACTAAAAGAGTATTATGTATCCCAATGGGGTTTAGTATGTCCATTTGTAGCATATGGAACACTAGGTACTATGATGTGGCGAAATTTTGTACCAAATCTACTTCTATATGTAGTAATTATTATAAGTGCCCTAACAGCTATAACATTCTTTATTATATTAGCTAGGAAGCAGATTAAATACGCAAAATAA
- a CDS encoding NAD(P)H-dependent oxidoreductase: MENYDIKEQISINSKWRDIMRVVAINGSPKSNGNTFHALRVVADELEKENIEVEIIHIGNKK; encoded by the coding sequence GTGGAAAATTATGATATTAAAGAACAAATTAGTATAAATAGTAAGTGGAGAGATATAATGAGAGTAGTAGCAATAAATGGAAGTCCTAAAAGTAATGGTAATACTTTTCACGCTTTAAGGGTAGTTGCAGATGAGCTAGAGAAGGAGAATATAGAAGTTGAAATTATCCATATAGGCAATAAAAAATAA
- a CDS encoding RNA recognition motif domain-containing protein: MSTKLYIENINYNISYFELGSLFSKYGDIMHIDIINDIKSMKSKGSAFIEMADKKCAEKAMSALDKVIWMQRKISVKFAQKEERSNLSNRLYFPI, from the coding sequence ATGTCTACAAAACTATATATTGAAAATATTAATTACAATATTTCATATTTCGAATTAGGAAGCTTGTTTAGCAAGTACGGAGATATCATGCATATTGATATTATTAACGATATAAAATCTATGAAATCTAAGGGTTCAGCATTTATTGAAATGGCTGATAAAAAGTGTGCAGAAAAAGCTATGAGTGCTTTAGATAAGGTAATTTGGATGCAAAGAAAAATTAGCGTAAAGTTTGCACAAAAAGAAGAAAGGTCTAACTTAAGTAATCGGCTCTATTTCCCAATTTAA
- a CDS encoding 4Fe-4S dicluster-binding protein encodes MSIKEIVFISGKGGTGKTTMTSSFIPRFENLVIADCDVDAPDLDILLKPQILTTEDFIATTKAVINSDKCLNCGKCISFCNFNAIEAGDKTPIIKESHCEGCKTCTLVCKPNAIEIKPYKTGVIYKSTTDYGSMIHARLTPGEEVSGRLVSEVRKRAKLTAENNNNEIIIIDGPPGIACNVISAITGSSLAIIVTEPTVSGFHDLVRVNDTANKLRVKCAVIINKFGLSDRYTKEIEDYCERNSISILGKVSLNKEILRSVNKLEIPNINNHDMVNKIKEIIYN; translated from the coding sequence ATGAGTATTAAAGAGATTGTATTCATATCTGGAAAGGGTGGTACAGGAAAAACAACTATGACCTCCTCATTCATCCCTAGGTTTGAAAATTTAGTAATTGCAGATTGTGATGTAGATGCACCAGATCTTGATATATTATTAAAACCACAAATATTAACAACAGAGGACTTTATAGCAACAACAAAAGCTGTTATAAATAGTGATAAGTGTTTAAATTGTGGAAAATGTATAAGTTTTTGTAATTTTAATGCTATTGAAGCTGGTGATAAAACTCCAATAATTAAAGAGTCTCACTGTGAAGGGTGTAAAACATGTACCCTAGTTTGTAAGCCAAATGCTATAGAGATAAAGCCTTATAAAACAGGTGTTATTTATAAATCCACAACAGATTATGGTAGTATGATACATGCAAGACTAACTCCCGGAGAAGAGGTATCAGGAAGACTTGTTTCAGAAGTTAGAAAACGCGCAAAATTAACAGCTGAGAATAATAATAATGAGATAATTATTATAGATGGACCTCCAGGTATCGCTTGTAATGTAATTTCTGCAATTACTGGATCAAGCCTGGCTATTATTGTAACAGAACCAACAGTTTCAGGGTTTCATGATCTTGTTAGAGTTAACGATACTGCAAATAAACTTAGAGTTAAATGTGCAGTTATTATTAATAAGTTTGGATTATCTGATAGATATACTAAAGAGATTGAAGATTATTGCGAAAGGAATAGTATATCAATTTTAGGTAAAGTATCACTAAACAAGGAAATTTTAAGAAGTGTGAACAAACTAGAAATCCCTAATATAAATAACCATGATATGGTTAACAAAATAAAGGAAATAATTTATAATTAG
- a CDS encoding flavodoxin family protein produces MACGKCSKTLDEKCSIISDPVNNVIQKMKFADGIILGSPVHYSAIGGTMKSFLDRVFLVTGVNKSMLAHKVGASVVAVRRSGGLPTFDQLNNYLNYSQMILPTSNYWNVIHGASPGEVLEDEEGIQILRVLGKNMAWLLKIIDFGKEKNPKPLIERKVYTNFIR; encoded by the coding sequence ATGGCCTGTGGAAAGTGTTCAAAAACTCTTGATGAAAAGTGCTCAATAATAAGTGATCCAGTAAATAATGTGATCCAAAAAATGAAATTTGCAGATGGAATAATCTTAGGATCTCCTGTTCACTATTCAGCAATTGGGGGGACAATGAAATCATTTTTGGATAGAGTATTTCTAGTAACAGGGGTAAATAAATCCATGTTAGCCCACAAGGTTGGTGCATCAGTTGTTGCCGTAAGGCGTTCTGGAGGATTACCAACTTTTGATCAGTTGAATAACTACCTTAACTATTCGCAAATGATATTACCAACTTCAAATTACTGGAATGTTATACATGGTGCTTCACCTGGAGAAGTTCTAGAAGATGAAGAGGGTATACAGATCCTTAGAGTTTTAGGAAAAAATATGGCATGGCTTTTAAAAATAATTGATTTTGGAAAAGAGAAAAATCCAAAACCTTTAATTGAGAGAAAGGTATATACAAATTTTATTCGATAA